The Patescibacteria group bacterium DNA window AAGGATCTGACGGCTAATTTAAAGACGACGGCCGGTCTAAAAGCCTGGCTTGGAGCGTAGGGAAGAGCCATTTCGTCTGAAGATAAATAAATCGTGATTTTTGATAAACTGGCGGTTTGTTCCAAATATTTTTGCCTGCCTTTTAAAGCATCAATTTGATCCTGAAGACCAATCAGCTCCCGTTGAACCGTTAAGAGGTCCTGAACTTGTGCCGCCTTGTTCATAATTTCTTCAAATTTACTTTTGGTCGCTTCCAAAGTTTTTAAACGGGCCTCCAAATCAACATATTGGTCGGTTACGTCTGTTCCCATAACATTTTCTGAAGTAACCTTAACGGCAAGTTTTCGGTATTCGTCAATCGTCCCTTTAACTTTATCGGCGGGTATTCTTACCACAACTGTGGCAAAAGGCGCTTCTTCGGGTTGGCTAATAGTGCTTGAAACCATAAAACCGCCGTTCGTTTTGGCCAGATCGATGATTTTGTCAGCAACTTCCTTGACTTTTAAAACGACCAAAGACATTGAGGTTTCTTCAACGATAATTCTTTTAGCCTGGTTCGTCGGCGCCGATTCTTGCTGAAAAGAAAGACGCGAAGGAAGGGGAGCGGAAGAAAAAAATTCGGAATAATTGGTTACCCTAGATAAACCGAAAGGAGAAACGCCAAAATAGGGCCGTAAGATAAAATAAACCAGGGCTATAAGAAGAAGGGAAGAGAGTTTGTGATTTTTAATCCAATCCATAACTTCATGATAAAATTGAATAAAGTGTTTGTCAAGTAAACCCAAATTTGGTAGAATAAGTCGTGTACTTCCAAAACAAAGTTTGTACATGCCGAGGTAGCCAAGGCGGTCACGGCGCGTGTCTGAAAAACATGAGATGACAGTTCGATTCTGTCCCTCGGCACTAGAAATTTACTCAGGAAACGTCTTTTGCGAAAATTATTTTTCGCAAGTAAATTTCTAGTGTGAACACGTTTTAAAAGAAGATGTTTACACTGAAAAATCGTTTAGATTTTTTAGTGCGGGTGTGGTTTAATGGTAAAATAACTCCCTTCCAAGGAGTTGACGGCAGTTCGATTCTGCTCACCCGCTCAAGTCGTTGAGCGAGGCTCGCTAAAGGCGGCCCGCTCCCGAGTCAAACTCGGTTCGTAAAAGTTTTCGGGATCGTCTAGCGGTAGGACAGCAGCCTTTGGAGCTGCGAACCTAGGTTCGAATCCTAGTCCCGAAGCCGATTCGACTCGCGAAAGAATCATATTAATTATGCCGGGGTGGCGGAACTGGCAGACGCGCAGGACTTAAAATCCTGTGATGCTAACACATCGTGAGGGTTCGAGTCCCTCTCTCGGCACAAAGGATGTTAATAATTATCACTTGCTAAATAGCGTGAGGTAATATACACTTAAGACGTGAAAGACCTTAAGGAAATAAGAAGTGTTATACCGCTAATCATATGGTGGTGTGAAGGGACAAAACCCAGACGTGATAAGAGGTGGAAAAACGCAGTCCTTTGCCCAATAGAGGTTAGCAACACTGATCCAAAAATTATTAAAATATTTAGAGATTATCTTGTACAAGAATTGGGGGTTTCAGAAAAAGGTATAAAGGGTCAACTGCAAGTTCATGAAGGAGATAATAAAAGTGAACTTGAGATTTATTGGTCAAAAATAACCGATATTCCATTGAGTCAATTCAATAAAACTATCATAAGAAAAATCGGAAATAAACCTGGAAAGAGTAAAGGAACTTTCAAATTAAGATTTTACAATAAAAGAGTATATAAAAAACTAGAAAGCTCTTTAACTAAATTTTTGAAGCTCTTTAACGGAGTGTAGCGCAGTTGGCTAGCGCGCCTCGTTTGGGACGAGGAGGTCCCCGGTTCAAGTCCGGGCACTCCGACCAACTTAAAAGTGAGGGTTTGGTTCATAGCAGAACAATTCACTAGGGTTACGCGGGAGTAGTTCAGCAGTAGAACGTTTCCTTGCCAAGGAAAAGGTCGCGGGTGCGAATCCCGTCTCCCGCTCAAGCGCCTTTGGCGACTTGAGCGAGGCTCGCCTCGCCTGAAAGGCGGGCGGCCCGCTCTATATTTATGTTTATTGTTTACGTCCTTCAAAGTCTCAAAGATAACAAGACATACGTTGGATATACCGACAATTTTGAGAGACGATTCAAACAGCATAATTCAGGGAAATCAAAATCTACAAAAAATCGAGCGCCATTTAAATTACTCTTCGAAGAAGAATTTGAAAATTCAGTTGAAGCGAAAAAACGAGAGTTGTGGTGGAAAAGCGGAATTGGAAGAAAGAAACTGAAGGAGTATTTTGATAAGATCAAGAAATGACAGAAAAGATATGTTTTAAGCGAGGGCTCTTTGGAGCGCTTCCCGGATATTTTTGCCGCCAAACCAACCTTTAAGATATAAAATTGTGTGTTTGTTCCGATGCCAGTCCTGAAGATAATATTTATCAATACGTCCACCCCTTTTTAAGAAAATAGCGATTAGTTCATCGATAGAGGATTTTGTATTTATACCTTATTATAACACACCCAAAATTTAATTTCTCCGAGAGCTTGATAAGCTTCTTGTAACTTGATAAAATAGTTTTAATTGCCTCGAGCAGACGCGTTACAACGCGATTTGGTATAATCAAATCGCTAGTTTTTGCTCTCGTAGCTCAATTGGATAGAGCAGAGGGTTTCTAACCTTCAGGTTGCGTGTTCGAATCACGCCGAGAGCGCAAAAAGAAGCGCGCGGTTGGGGGGTTCGCTTGCCCCGTAGACGACTTTAAGGAGTTCTTCGGGGAGTCCCTCTGGAGGCGCACGATAAGTTGGGAAAAGACAGGTGTTTTATCCCATATGGTGGATGTAGCTCACCAGTAGAGCGCCCGCCTGTGAAGCGGGAGGAAGCGGGAGCATCACCCGTCATCCACCCATAAAGACTTAGGCCGTTACGACGACATATAGTTGACATATTTCCTCCTAATTGCTATCATTCAAACACTTTATGATAATCAGATATGAGGGAAGAGAAGTTTTTCACGAGACAACCGTTGGCGCGAAAGGCGCTTTACTTGGCGCCTTAATGGGTGGACCAAGAACGGTTAGTTTAAGGCTTGTGCCTGACCGCGACGAACCCTTAAACGATACTGTCGTTGTTAGTGCCAGTTATGGCTCTTACGAGGTAAGGGGATCAGATATAAACACGAATTCTACCTGCCTCAGAAATCACGTAAGGTGGTCTTGTTATTAAGTTGTAACCCGCCTCTCTTCAAACCTTCGAAATAACATTCTCCCTGCAATAAGCAGAGCTTTTACTTCGTAATAAATTGCAGGGTTTCAACCCTAAAGGAGAACGTTTTCTTTGCTTCAATTCATCCTCGCAATAAATTGTGAGGTATTCTTGAAGCGCCGAATAAAAAATCCTGTTTAAAGGCTATCTTTTAAGTTGGCGGTTGGGTTATAATAAATTCGTAGATCGTTTATAAGGCTTCTTCCACGAATTAAGCGATGAAATATCCCCTTGTAAAAAGAGCCACCAACAGAAACTGCAGAATTAAGAAAACAATAATTGTCAGGTAAAATTGCCATTTTGTTTTTGTCAAAAGCCCCATGGCGATAAAGGCCGGAAAAAGATGAAGAATATACCTGGGCATGCTTTGCAAGGTTCCGGTAAAAGTGGGAATCAGTAGCGAGACGATCATCCAGACCCCATAGGAAACTCTGACCTTTTTAAGAACATAAAAACCTAAGAAGAAGTAAAAAAAAGTCGAACCTAATTCTAAAATGGCAGTAAAATAAGTAATGTTTTTAGAAGCGAAGATAATTATCTTTAAGTATCTAAAAAGAACCTGAAAGGGAGAAATAAAATTTGCCTGTCCCCAATGAATCATTGATTTTTGAAAAAGAAAGAAATCGCCGAAGTTTATTTGCAAATATAACCCGTAGAGAATCATCCCTAAAGGAATCAGAAAAATAAAATAAACTTTTCTTTTGAAAAAATTTTCAAGTAAATTGCCATGTTTGTCTTTATTTTGCCAATACCATTCCACCAGTAGGGCTACAATCAGGGAAAGACCCACAAGTCTGGCTAGTCCCGCCATTAAGCCAAAAATACCCGCCAACGGCCACCGACTTTTCCTGGCACAGTAAAAACTCAGGGTGGCAAAAAGAAAATAGAGCGATTCGGTGTAAACCGCGCCATAAAAAAACGATACCGGAAAAACCAAAAGCAAGATGAGTGTTCGCCAAGCGATTTTTTGATCAAAGTCGAAAAGAATAATTTTGTAAAAAACGAAAAGAGAAAGAAAAAAAACAAAATTAGTTATCAGCAATCCGGAGGTGAGAAAAGAAAAAGACGTTAGTTTATGAAGAATTGAAACAAGAAATGGCAAGAGCGGAAAATAGGCAAAATTCGGATAATGGTAACCATCACGGGCAATATTAAGATAATTCGCTCCGTCAAAATTAGCCCAAATTCCCAAGAAATAGTTTAAGGAATTAAGATAGTTCAAAGAAAACCCATGAGTCGGATTAAAACGAAGAATAAAAACCGCCAGCAGGGAAAAAAAGAAGATAAGAATCTTCCAGCCGATAAAAAAAGAGGCTATTCGTTTAAACATTATTTAATAGTGTATAATGGCAGCAACAAATAAGTTTCTAAAATGAAAAAACTTTCTAGTCTTTCGGTTGTCTATCCGGTTTTTAATGACAGTTACTCTCTTTCTCAATTGATTAAGAAAACCGTTGGGTTTCTGCCTTTTGTCGCCAACGAGTACGAAATCATTATAGTCAATGACGGCAGTGATGACAAGACAACCAAAATCTTATTAAGCGAATTTGAGGAGAAAATTCCGTTTTTAAGCGTAATTAACCATAAGAAAAACTTGGGTTATGGAGCCGCTCTCGCAACGGGATTTGCAAAAGCGAAGTCTGATTTTATTTTTTATACCGACAGTGATGGTCAATATGATCCTCTGGAACTTAAGAAATTAGTCGCCAAATTTAATGATAAGGTCGATTTAGTTACCGGTTTTAAGCTTAATCGAGCCGACACATGGTTCAGAAGAATAATCGGATTTTTATATAATCATTTCGTTAAAATTCTCTTCAATCTTAATGTCCGTGATGTTGATTGCGACTTTAGACTTTTCCGCCGAAGTCTTCTTCAGGGGCTGAACTTTAAAATCGCCAGCGGCGCCTTTGACGTTGATTTTATGAAAAAGCTGCAACAAAAGAAGGTTCGTTTCCGAGAAGTCCCCGTGCATCATTATAAAAGACAATACGGAAAATCGCAATTTTTTAGTTTCTTAAATATTGCTAGAAGTTTGTTTGATTTAACAAAAATATGAAACCCAAAATAAAAATACCCATTGTCAACTTGCAAAAAAATTATCAAGGTCTTCAAAAAGAAATAAACCAAACCGTTCATAAAATTTTCCGGAAGGGTAATTTTATTCTCGGAGAAAATGTTTATTTTTTTGAAAAGGAATTCAGTCAATACCTGGGGGTAAAATACGCCATCGGTGTGGCTTCGGGAACGGACGCTTTAATCTTAGCCTTCAAATCACTCGGAATCCGCTCAGAAGATGAGGTTATTATCCCTGCCAACAGTTACCCGACCGCTTTTGCGGTTGCTTCGGTAGCCACGCCAAAACTTGTCGATATTGATCCGCGGACTTTTAATATGGATGTTTCAAAGATAGAAAAAGCCATCACCGTTAGGACCCGCGCCATTGTGCCCGTTCATCTTTTTGGTTTGGCCGCGGAAATGAAATCAATTCTCAAAGTGGCCAAAAAACACCATCTTTTTGTCATCGAAGACGTCGCCCAAGCCCACGGAGCCAGTTATGAGGGTAAAAAATTAGGCACTTTAGGAGATTTGGGTTGTTTCAGTTTTTATCCCACCAAAAATTTAGGTTGTTGCGGCGACGGGGGAATGGTGGTCACCAATAATAAAAAATTGGCCGCATTAATTCGGCAGTTAAGAACCTATGGAGAAAAGAAACGTTATCAAAGCCTAAGGCCGGGAGTAAATAGTCGACTTGATGAACTCCAGGCTGGGATATTGCGCGTTAAACTTAAAAGACTCGATTCTTATAATCAATTACGACAAAAAGTTGCTTCCCATTATTTCTCCTGTCTTAAAAACGAGAAGATTATTCTTCCTCCCGAAAAATCTGACGGCAGCCACGTTTACCATCTTTTTACGATACGCGCCAGGGAAAGAGACAGACTCAAAAGATATCTGAAAAAACATGGGGTCGAAACAAACATTCATTATCCATTACCTGTCCATCTTGTTAAAGCTTTTTCCTCTTTAAAATATAAAAAGGGAGATTTCCCGCAGGCCGAAAAGGCGTGCAAAGAAATACTTTCCCTTCCTTGCTATCCAGAACTCACCACCAGCCAAATAACAAATATTTGCAATCTTATTAAATCTTCATTAAAATGATTACATGAAAATCAATTTTCTTAGCGTTAACAATCAAGATGGTCTTATTGAAGGAATTAAGCTCTTTAAACTCAAAGTTAACCGCGATTCAAGAGGCATCCTCATGGAAACCTTTAAAACAAGCTGGCCAGAGGTTTTTGGTCCGGATCTTCCCTTCGGCCAAAGTTATTGTTCGGTAACCAACCCGGGTTTTGCCCGTGATGAGGATCGCTGGCATTATCACCCGACCAAACAAACGGATAGATTTGTTGTTGTCAAAGGAAGCGCCGTTTTCGCTATTTACGATTCGCGAAAGGATTCGAAAACTCGCGGACATTTAAATCTTTTTTTGATGGGGGATATAAATGGGGACAAAGGACACTATCTTTTGGTTATTCCCCGTAATGTTCTGCACGGATTTTGCGTGGTAAGCAGGGAGCCTTGTTATCTTATCTCTTATATTTCCACCCTGTACGATCCCAATGAAGAGGGGAGAATTTCCTTTACGGAATCAGGCGTGGTCTTTCCTGACGGAACACCATTCTCTTGGAAACCGGTAAGAGAACAGTTTATCTCCCAAAAGTGAGAATATCTTCATCCGCAAGTTTATGATTAAGACCGACGTTTTGGCCTGGAAATTTCACCGATTGACCCCAGACTTTGGCCTCTTTAACTTGCAATTCTTGAGAAATCTTAAAAACGGCGTCTTTAACGGTTTGCCCTTTTTTTAAGATTAACGGTTTGTCTTTATCGGCTTCACAACCTGGCGTTTTTAAATACACTCTGATTAAATTTAATTCTTGCCAGATTTTTTCTTTTAGTTCTTCAACCCCTTGGCCTAAAAGTCCGGAAAGATAAAGAAAATCGGGGTTTTTTTCATAATTATTCCGCTGATCTATTTTGTTGATAACGGTTAAAGCCGGCAGATAAACCCGGTTGCCTAAAAAGGCATCAATTAATTGGTTAACGTTTAGGTCTTCTTTCACCTGAATTTCCGCGTTGACCAAACGAAATTCCGAAGCTATGGCCAAAGCCAGACTGACGTTACTTCTTAAACCACCCTTGGCTTTCTTTTTGATCAGGACAAGCGGCGGCTTTTGATTAATTCTGACACCGGCGGCATAAAGCTCTGTTTCGATGCTTTTTAACTGTTCTTCACTTTTTTGAATGTCCAAAATTAAAAGCAAAAGATCGGCTGATCTGACCACGGAGAGAATCTCCCGGCCCCGTCCCTTGCCCTTGGCGGCGCCTCCGACCAAGCCCGGCAAATCCAAAATCTGGATTTTCGCCCCCTTATAATCCATCATCCCCGGAATCACGGTTATGGTCGTAAAGGCATAAGGCGCCACCCTGGAATTGGCCTCGGTCAGAAGGTTTAAAAGCGTTGATTTACCCACCGAAGGATAACCGACCAAAACGACGGTCGCGTCACCCTGCTTGGCCACGGCAAAAGCCGCCCCACCGCCGCCTTTTTTACTTTGTTTTTCGGCCAGTTCGTCTTCGAGTCTGGCAATCCGCGCCCGCATTTTTCCCAGATAATGATCGGTTCCCTTATGATGAGGGGTTTTTCTGATCTCTTCTTCAATTTGGGCAATTCTTTCCTGAATTTCCATAAGTTGATAAATTATTAATTCGTTTCGCTCATTATATCAAAGATAAATGAGTGAACTTTGATTAATTCGTTTCGCTCATTATATCAAAGATAAATGAGTGAACTTTGATTAATTCGTTTCGCTCATTATATCAAAAAAGCCTCTCTTGAAAAGAATCGATAATTAGCGTATAAAAGATTCATGAGGAAAAAAACGAAAAACGCGAACTTTTCTTCTCAAGATTTAATCCGCATCCCGACGGAAAGTAACGAACTTTTGGAAAAAGTTCTTCAGGAAATAAACCGAAATGTTGAGGTTAAAACGCTTTGGCGGGTCATGAACGTTAACGCTATCGAACGCCTGCACATGACCGATCACGGCTCGGTCCATTTTCAGATTGTGGCCAACAGCGGGCTTCGCTTATTGCGGCTTTTGGTTAAAAGAAAAATTGAAATGTCCGTGACCAAAAATTATAAACTTTCCCATAAATACGCCGAACTTGTGGTTTTGCTGGCCAGTCTTTTTCATGATTTGGGCATGTCGATTAATCGGGAAGGCCATGAAGACTTTAGTTTGTTTTTGACGGAAAATCTTCTTAAAGATTTTTTATCTTTTCTACCGACCGAGGAAAGAGTCATCATTAAATCAGAAGTTTTACACGCCATTATCAGCCACCGCAGTGACGGCCGGCCTATTACCGTTGAAGCGGGGATTATGAGAGTGGCCGACGCTTTGGATATGAGTCAGGGACGCTCCCGGATTCCTTTTGAGGCCGGAAATATCGACATTTACTCCATCTCCGCCTACGCCATCGATAACGTCGAAATCAAGGAGGGTAAGGAAAAACCGGTCCAGATTAATGTTTATATGAATAATTCCTCGGGTATTTTCCAGGTTGACCAGCTTTTGAAAAGCAAGTTGGAAAACTCGGGTATTTCGCAATATATTGGGATTAAAGCTTTTGTCGTCGGCGAAGCGGAGAAGAAATTAATCAACGAGTTTGATCTAACGCCCTAATTTATTTTTTAATCCTTCGTACATAACCTTAGTTAATTTTGCCAGGTCATACTTGGGTTTCCAGTTCCAGTCTTTTCTCGCTTTTCTATCATCAATCGAATTCGGCCAGGAATCGGCAATTTTCTGCCGGTCGTCAGGTTTATAATTATAAGTAAAATCAGGCGCCAATTTAACAATTTCCCCAATTAATTCTCTTGGGGTAAAACTGATGGCGGCAAAATTATAACTGGTTCTTATAGTTATTTTCTTTGCCGGCGCTTCCATAAGTTTGATGGTTCCGTCAATCGCGTCGTCAATATACATCATGGGCAAACGCGTGTTCTCTTTTAAAAAGACAGTGTAGTGTTTTTGCCGTATGGCTCCATAGAAAATATGAACGGCATATTCGGTTGTGCCGTCACCCGGAGGGGCTTTATAACCGATAAGCCCCGGGTAGCGAAGGCTGCGGACATCCAGCCCGTATTTTAAAAAATAATATTGGCATAAGAGTTCACCGGCAACTTTATTGACTCCGTACATTGTCGTCGGTTCAAGAATCGTCGATTGAGGAGTATTGATTTTCGGCGTCGTCGAACCAAAAGCAGCGATAGAGCTTGGCCAGAAAACCTTTGCTTTATATTTGACTGCCAAATCAAGAATATTTTTAAGACCACCCAAATTGACATCCCAGGCAAGTTGAGGATTTTTTTCACTGCCAACCGATAACAAACCGGCAAGGTGGTAAATCTCGTTTATCTTGTGTTTTTTAATGATTTTATCTAAGGAAAGGAGATCGGTGACATCGCCATTTTCAACAATTGTCTGAGAATCTCTTGTGGCTTTATGAGCAAGGGTAACGATATTTTTTGCAGAATACTTTTTAGTTAAAGCTTCGACCAGGTCCGTACCAACTAATCCAAACGCGCCGGTAACCAGTATCTTTTTCATCGGTTCATTTTAACGCATATTAATTCGGATTACTTACGATATTTTGTGAGCGACCAGGGGCTCGAACCCTGAACCTATTCCTTAAGAGGGAATTGCTCTACCAATTGAGCTAGTCGCCCTAAAAATTTGCTTGCAAAAAATCCTTTTTGCAAAAGTCGTTTCGCGAGTAAATTTTCAGGGTAAACCCTTCTTTTTATTTAAAATTAGTTTAATTTTATAATCCCTAGCCCATTTTTTAATAGCGCTTTCTCTTTTTCGTGCCTCTGATTGATTATTATATTCTTCAAAATATTTGAGTGTTACTGGTCTCTTTGGTCTAAGTGATTTTGCGCCTTTAATATTATCATTATTATGTTCTATTATCCTTCTTTTGATATCGGTCGTTATTCCTGTGTAAAGGGACCCATCACTACATTCTACAATATAAACATACCACTTCATCGTGTTCGCACTGTAAAATCGTCAAAATTTTACAGTGCGCCCCTGGCAGGAATCGAACCCGCATTACTGGTTCCGAAGACCAGAGCTTTATCCGTTAAGCTACAGGGGCTTAACTTATTTT harbors:
- a CDS encoding GIY-YIG nuclease family protein, with translation MKWYVYIVECSDGSLYTGITTDIKRRIIEHNNDNIKGAKSLRPKRPVTLKYFEEYNNQSEARKRESAIKKWARDYKIKLILNKKKGLP
- a CDS encoding GIY-YIG nuclease family protein, yielding MFIVYVLQSLKDNKTYVGYTDNFERRFKQHNSGKSKSTKNRAPFKLLFEEEFENSVEAKKRELWWKSGIGRKKLKEYFDKIKK
- a CDS encoding 50S ribosome-binding GTPase, with amino-acid sequence MEIQERIAQIEEEIRKTPHHKGTDHYLGKMRARIARLEDELAEKQSKKGGGGAAFAVAKQGDATVVLVGYPSVGKSTLLNLLTEANSRVAPYAFTTITVIPGMMDYKGAKIQILDLPGLVGGAAKGKGRGREILSVVRSADLLLLILDIQKSEEQLKSIETELYAAGVRINQKPPLVLIKKKAKGGLRSNVSLALAIASEFRLVNAEIQVKEDLNVNQLIDAFLGNRVYLPALTVINKIDQRNNYEKNPDFLYLSGLLGQGVEELKEKIWQELNLIRVYLKTPGCEADKDKPLILKKGQTVKDAVFKISQELQVKEAKVWGQSVKFPGQNVGLNHKLADEDILTFGR
- a CDS encoding glycosyltransferase family 2 protein, with translation MKKLSSLSVVYPVFNDSYSLSQLIKKTVGFLPFVANEYEIIIVNDGSDDKTTKILLSEFEEKIPFLSVINHKKNLGYGAALATGFAKAKSDFIFYTDSDGQYDPLELKKLVAKFNDKVDLVTGFKLNRADTWFRRIIGFLYNHFVKILFNLNVRDVDCDFRLFRRSLLQGLNFKIASGAFDVDFMKKLQQKKVRFREVPVHHYKRQYGKSQFFSFLNIARSLFDLTKI
- a CDS encoding DUF4349 domain-containing protein yields the protein MDWIKNHKLSSLLLIALVYFILRPYFGVSPFGLSRVTNYSEFFSSAPLPSRLSFQQESAPTNQAKRIIVEETSMSLVVLKVKEVADKIIDLAKTNGGFMVSSTISQPEEAPFATVVVRIPADKVKGTIDEYRKLAVKVTSENVMGTDVTDQYVDLEARLKTLEATKSKFEEIMNKAAQVQDLLTVQRELIGLQDQIDALKGRQKYLEQTASLSKITIYLSSDEMALPYAPSQAFRPAVVFKLAVRSLINTGRGLAEKGIWIMVYGVIWVPVLGGVILYRRWKKTKI
- a CDS encoding NAD-dependent epimerase/dehydratase family protein, with protein sequence MKKILVTGAFGLVGTDLVEALTKKYSAKNIVTLAHKATRDSQTIVENGDVTDLLSLDKIIKKHKINEIYHLAGLLSVGSEKNPQLAWDVNLGGLKNILDLAVKYKAKVFWPSSIAAFGSTTPKINTPQSTILEPTTMYGVNKVAGELLCQYYFLKYGLDVRSLRYPGLIGYKAPPGDGTTEYAVHIFYGAIRQKHYTVFLKENTRLPMMYIDDAIDGTIKLMEAPAKKITIRTSYNFAAISFTPRELIGEIVKLAPDFTYNYKPDDRQKIADSWPNSIDDRKARKDWNWKPKYDLAKLTKVMYEGLKNKLGR
- a CDS encoding HD domain-containing protein, encoding MRKKTKNANFSSQDLIRIPTESNELLEKVLQEINRNVEVKTLWRVMNVNAIERLHMTDHGSVHFQIVANSGLRLLRLLVKRKIEMSVTKNYKLSHKYAELVVLLASLFHDLGMSINREGHEDFSLFLTENLLKDFLSFLPTEERVIIKSEVLHAIISHRSDGRPITVEAGIMRVADALDMSQGRSRIPFEAGNIDIYSISAYAIDNVEIKEGKEKPVQINVYMNNSSGIFQVDQLLKSKLENSGISQYIGIKAFVVGEAEKKLINEFDLTP
- a CDS encoding DegT/DnrJ/EryC1/StrS family aminotransferase produces the protein MKPKIKIPIVNLQKNYQGLQKEINQTVHKIFRKGNFILGENVYFFEKEFSQYLGVKYAIGVASGTDALILAFKSLGIRSEDEVIIPANSYPTAFAVASVATPKLVDIDPRTFNMDVSKIEKAITVRTRAIVPVHLFGLAAEMKSILKVAKKHHLFVIEDVAQAHGASYEGKKLGTLGDLGCFSFYPTKNLGCCGDGGMVVTNNKKLAALIRQLRTYGEKKRYQSLRPGVNSRLDELQAGILRVKLKRLDSYNQLRQKVASHYFSCLKNEKIILPPEKSDGSHVYHLFTIRARERDRLKRYLKKHGVETNIHYPLPVHLVKAFSSLKYKKGDFPQAEKACKEILSLPCYPELTTSQITNICNLIKSSLK
- a CDS encoding dTDP-4-dehydrorhamnose 3,5-epimerase family protein, translating into MKINFLSVNNQDGLIEGIKLFKLKVNRDSRGILMETFKTSWPEVFGPDLPFGQSYCSVTNPGFARDEDRWHYHPTKQTDRFVVVKGSAVFAIYDSRKDSKTRGHLNLFLMGDINGDKGHYLLVIPRNVLHGFCVVSREPCYLISYISTLYDPNEEGRISFTESGVVFPDGTPFSWKPVREQFISQK